The nucleotide sequence CCAGCTGGATCCTGGTGCCGTTGTCCACACCGGCGGGGATCTTCACGGTCAGGGTGCGCCGCGAGCGGATCCGGCCGTCGCCCGCGCACTCCGGGCACGGAGTCGGCACCACGGTGCCGAAGCCCTGGCACTGGGGGCACGGCCGCGAGGTCATGACCTGGCCCAGGAAGGACCGCGTCACCTGGGAGACCTCACCGCGGCCACGGCACATGTCACAGGTCTGCGCCGAGGTGCCCGGCGCCGCGCCCTCGCCGCTGCACGTGGTGCAGACGACCGCGGTGTCGACCTGGATGTCCTTGGTGGTCCCGAACGCGGCCTCGCTGAGCTCCACGTCCAGCCGGATCATCGCGTCCTGACCGCGCCGGGTCCTGGAGCGCGGACCGCGCTGCGAGGCGGTCCCGAAGAACGCGTCCATGATGTCGGAGAAGTTGCCGAAGCCCCCTCCGAAGCCGCCGGCACCACCGCCGCCCGCCCCGGACATCGGGTCCCCGCCCAGGTCGTAGACCTGCTTCTTCTGTGGGTCCGACAAGACCTCGTAAGCGGCGTTGATCTCCTTGAACCGCTCCTGGGTCTTCGGATCCGGGTTCACATCCGGATGCAGCTCGCGTGCGAGCCGGCGGAATGCCTTCTTGATCTGGTCCTGCGAGGCATCACGCGGCACGCCCAGGACTGCGTAGTAGTCCGTCGCCACTTACGACTCCGCCAGGATCTGTCCGACGTAACGTGCCACTGCGCGTACCGCTCCCATCGTTCCGGGGTAGTCCATGCGGGTCGGTCCGACCACGCCGAGTTTGGCGACCGCCTCGTCGCCGGAACCGTAGCCGACCGCGACGACCGAGGTGGCGTTGAGCCCCTCGTGAGCATTCTCATGCCCGATCCGCACGGTCATACCCGAGTCCTTGGCCTCGCCCAGCAACTTGAGGAGGACGACATGCTCCTCGAGTGCCTCCAGGACGGGCCGGATCGTCAGGGGGAAATCATGCACGAAACGGGTGAGGTTCGCGGTGCCGCCGATCATCAGCCGCTCCTCGGTCTCCTCCACAAGCGTCTCGAGCAAGGTCGACAGCACGATCGAGACGGTCCCCCGGTCCTCCTGTTCGAAGGACTCCGGAAGATCCTGCACCAACTGCGGCACATCCGCGAAACGCCGACCCACGACCCGGCTGTTGAGCCGGGCGCGCAGATCGGCCAGCGAGTCCTCGGTGATCGGGGTGGGGCAGTCCACCATGCGCTGCTCCACCCGGCCGGTATCCGTGATCAGCACCAGCATCACCCGGGCCGTGGCCAGCGGCAGCAGCTCCACATGGCGCACCGTCGAACGGGTCAGCGACGGATACTGCACCACCGCCACCTGCCGGGTCAGCTGCGCCAGCAGCCGGACCGTGCGGCCCACCACGTCATCGAGGTCGACCGCGCCGTCCAGGAAGTTCTGAATGGCCCGCCGTTCCGGGCTGGACAGCGGCTTCACTCCCGCCAGCTTGTCCACGAAGAGGCGATAGCCCTTGTCCGTGGGGATCCGCCCGGCGCTCGTATGCGGCTGGGCGATGAACCCCTCGTCCTCCAGAGCGGCCATGTCGTTACGCACCGTGGCCGGGGAGACCCCCAGCCGGTGCCGCTCGGTGAGCGCCTTGGAGCCGACCGGCTCCTCCGTCCCCACATAGTCCTGGACAATGGCACGCAGCACCTCGAGTCTGCGTTCGCTGAGCACCCCGCGCACCTCCAGTCCAGCGGTCTCATCAGGTCGTCCGCCTGGCACTCACCGGGCACGAGTGCCAGAACCCCTCTGCCAGTGTACGGCGGGGTGCGGTGGCATGGGCAAGAGCCGCCGCTGGCAGCAACTCTCCCCCATCCCCGTTGAGCTAGCGTCGCGGTATGGAGACGTGTTGGGAAGAGGCAGGCTGGGAGCGGCTCGCACCCGGTGTGGCCCGCCGTCGGATGCCGGAGTGGGACGAGACGGTCGGCGTGGTCGTCGGCCGGACCGACATCCTCGTCGTGGACACCGGCGCGACCCTGCGCGCCGGGGCCGAGCTGCGCGCCCTGATCACCCGGCTGACCGGCCGCCGCC is from Streptomyces hygroscopicus and encodes:
- a CDS encoding molecular chaperone DnaJ: MATDYYAVLGVPRDASQDQIKKAFRRLARELHPDVNPDPKTQERFKEINAAYEVLSDPQKKQVYDLGGDPMSGAGGGGAGGFGGGFGNFSDIMDAFFGTASQRGPRSRTRRGQDAMIRLDVELSEAAFGTTKDIQVDTAVVCTTCSGEGAAPGTSAQTCDMCRGRGEVSQVTRSFLGQVMTSRPCPQCQGFGTVVPTPCPECAGDGRIRSRRTLTVKIPAGVDNGTRIQLAGEGEVGPGGGPAGDLYVEIHEVPHPVFQRRGDDMHCTVTIPMTAASLGTKVPLETLDGMEEVDIRPGTQSGQSIPLHQRGVTHLRGGGRGDLIVHVEVTTPTKLDPEQEELLRRLSKLRGEERPIGEFKPGQQGLFSRLKDAFNGR
- a CDS encoding HrcA family transcriptional regulator encodes the protein MLSERRLEVLRAIVQDYVGTEEPVGSKALTERHRLGVSPATVRNDMAALEDEGFIAQPHTSAGRIPTDKGYRLFVDKLAGVKPLSSPERRAIQNFLDGAVDLDDVVGRTVRLLAQLTRQVAVVQYPSLTRSTVRHVELLPLATARVMLVLITDTGRVEQRMVDCPTPITEDSLADLRARLNSRVVGRRFADVPQLVQDLPESFEQEDRGTVSIVLSTLLETLVEETEERLMIGGTANLTRFVHDFPLTIRPVLEALEEHVVLLKLLGEAKDSGMTVRIGHENAHEGLNATSVVAVGYGSGDEAVAKLGVVGPTRMDYPGTMGAVRAVARYVGQILAES